A single window of Flavobacterium aestivum DNA harbors:
- a CDS encoding Sec-independent protein translocase subunit TatA/TatB, with protein MFGIGGGELVFIMFIVLMLFGSDKVPEIARTMGKAMAQLKNATNDIKSEIQKGAEANGLDKNSLDNLTGNINSEINKAKTNLLGETSNTFNGIADTFASEADKTKDSILSGTTNPDGTSFLDDQTGPIKRQM; from the coding sequence ATGTTTGGAATAGGAGGAGGCGAATTAGTCTTTATCATGTTTATCGTATTGATGCTTTTTGGTTCAGATAAAGTGCCTGAAATTGCGAGAACTATGGGGAAAGCTATGGCGCAACTAAAAAATGCAACTAATGATATTAAGAGCGAGATTCAAAAAGGAGCCGAAGCCAACGGTTTAGATAAAAATTCCTTGGATAATCTAACAGGAAATATCAATTCCGAAATTAATAAAGCGAAAACAAATCTTTTAGGGGAAACATCCAATACATTCAATGGAATTGCGGATACATTTGCTTCCGAAGCCGATAAAACCAAAGATAGTATACTAAGTGGCACAACAAATCCTGATGGGACATCATTTTTGGATGATCAAACAGGACCTATAAAACGCCAAATGTAA
- a CDS encoding phosphatase PAP2 family protein has protein sequence MLEKILALDTQLFIYLNSLGSETYDGLWLVITKQGYWTPFFLFLLYLIYKKIGIKQTGYLLLFVAVLVLATDQITNLFKYTFQRPRPCNNPEINTFIRVVQVRTSFSFFSGHAANTMAVATFLYSIFKKEFKYFGLLFLWPLIFAYSRIYLGLHYPLDILSGYLCGLIMGYLMYKVYQWAHKKYFPQ, from the coding sequence ATGCTTGAAAAAATACTCGCCCTAGATACCCAATTATTTATTTATCTCAACAGTTTAGGATCCGAAACTTATGATGGACTTTGGCTTGTTATAACAAAGCAAGGGTATTGGACTCCCTTTTTTCTGTTTTTATTATATCTTATCTATAAAAAAATAGGAATAAAACAAACAGGATATTTGTTGCTTTTTGTTGCCGTTTTGGTGTTAGCAACAGATCAAATTACCAACTTATTCAAATATACTTTTCAACGTCCTAGACCTTGTAATAATCCAGAAATCAATACATTCATAAGGGTGGTTCAAGTACGTACTTCTTTTAGTTTTTTCTCAGGACATGCAGCTAATACAATGGCCGTAGCCACATTTTTATATTCGATTTTTAAGAAAGAATTCAAGTACTTTGGTTTACTGTTTTTATGGCCATTAATCTTTGCTTATAGCAGAATTTATTTAGGATTGCATTATCCTTTAGACATCCTTTCGGGATATTTATGTGGACTGATCATGGGATATCTTATGTATAAGGTTTATCAATGGGCACACAAAAAATATTTTCCTCAATAA
- a CDS encoding O-methyltransferase, with product MHFISQDLEDYIEQHSEKEPVLLAALNKETYQKILLPRMLSGHFQGRVLSMLAKLIRPVNILEIGTYTGYSALCLCEGMQENGQLHTIDIKEELVDFQRKHFDKSPWGKQIVQHLGEAIDIIPTLDIKFDLVFIDADKENYINYFELILPKMNKGGIILSDNVLWSGKVLEPVHPNDTSTKILIEYNQLLKNDPRVETVLLPIRDGLTVSRVI from the coding sequence ATGCATTTCATTTCCCAAGATTTAGAAGATTATATTGAGCAACACTCTGAAAAAGAGCCTGTATTACTGGCGGCTTTAAATAAGGAAACGTATCAAAAAATATTGTTGCCCCGAATGTTGAGTGGGCATTTTCAGGGGCGCGTTTTGAGTATGCTTGCCAAATTGATTCGGCCAGTGAATATTCTGGAAATTGGGACTTACACTGGCTACTCCGCTTTATGCCTATGTGAAGGTATGCAGGAAAACGGTCAATTGCACACCATAGACATTAAGGAAGAATTGGTCGATTTCCAACGCAAACATTTTGACAAATCACCTTGGGGAAAACAGATTGTACAACATCTTGGAGAAGCAATAGACATAATACCCACACTGGATATAAAATTTGATTTGGTTTTTATCGATGCCGACAAAGAAAATTACATTAATTATTTTGAATTGATTCTTCCCAAAATGAATAAAGGTGGTATTATTTTATCGGATAATGTACTCTGGAGCGGAAAAGTTCTAGAACCGGTTCATCCTAATGACACAAGCACCAAAATTTTGATTGAGTACAATCAATTACTTAAAAACGATCCAAGAGTAGAAACGGTTTTATTACCTATTCGTGATGGATTGACTGTAAGTAGAGTGATTTAA
- a CDS encoding YceI family protein: MKTILKKTSVVLAFFAIVISANAQKSYTLDAKTNFSVAGTSTLHDWVMKSESKTGTANLTVDNSKLTAITSIDITLPAESIKSEKKSMDKVAYETLKTKKIKNIKYILKSAEKVNETSWNLTGTYTIAGVSKELKTSVKTSVTNGIVNLQGSNKVTFKEFGMKSPTAMLGTIKTGEDLTIKFNINFK; the protein is encoded by the coding sequence ATGAAAACAATTCTTAAAAAAACCTCAGTAGTATTGGCTTTCTTTGCAATTGTAATATCTGCTAATGCACAGAAAAGCTATACATTAGACGCTAAAACCAATTTTTCGGTAGCAGGAACCTCAACTCTTCACGATTGGGTAATGAAATCCGAATCTAAAACCGGAACCGCCAATCTTACTGTGGACAATTCTAAATTGACAGCTATTACCAGTATTGATATTACCCTTCCTGCTGAGTCAATAAAAAGCGAGAAAAAAAGCATGGACAAAGTTGCTTATGAAACTTTGAAAACAAAAAAAATCAAAAACATAAAATATATTTTAAAATCTGCAGAAAAAGTAAATGAAACCTCTTGGAACTTAACTGGTACTTACACTATTGCCGGAGTGAGCAAAGAGCTAAAAACATCTGTTAAAACATCCGTTACCAATGGGATTGTGAACCTGCAAGGGTCTAACAAAGTTACTTTCAAAGAATTTGGCATGAAATCACCAACTGCTATGCTTGGGACTATAAAAACCGGTGAAGATTTGACAATAAAATTCAATATTAATTTTAAATAA
- the rlmN gene encoding 23S rRNA (adenine(2503)-C(2))-methyltransferase RlmN → MQIEKKDIRALSKDQLRDFFVTNGDKAFRGNQVYEWLWSKGAHSFEDMTNVAKTTRSMLESNFVINHIKVDTMQRSEDGTVKNAVRLHDGLVVESVLIPTQTRTTACVSSQVGCSLDCNFCATARLKRMRNLEPAEIYDQVIAIDKESRLYYNHPLSNIVFMGMGEPLMNYNNVMKAIEMITSDEGLGMSPKRITVSTSGIPKMIKKMADDEVKFKLAVSLHSAIDEIRSRIMPFSQNFPLVDLRQSLEYWYKKTKSKVSYEYVVWKGINDNKASVDALVKFCKYVPCKVNLIEYNPIDDGEFQQASEESINAYIKALESIGVVVKVRRSRGKDIDAACGQLANKEA, encoded by the coding sequence ATGCAAATCGAGAAAAAAGACATACGAGCACTATCCAAAGACCAATTGAGAGATTTTTTTGTAACCAACGGAGATAAAGCTTTCCGTGGGAATCAAGTCTATGAATGGTTGTGGAGTAAAGGAGCACACAGTTTTGAGGATATGACCAATGTGGCTAAAACCACCCGTAGTATGCTCGAAAGTAACTTTGTTATCAATCATATCAAAGTAGATACGATGCAGCGCAGTGAAGACGGAACTGTTAAAAATGCAGTTAGATTGCATGACGGATTAGTGGTAGAAAGTGTTTTGATTCCAACCCAAACCAGAACAACGGCTTGTGTTTCTAGTCAGGTAGGTTGTAGTTTGGACTGTAATTTTTGCGCTACTGCGAGATTAAAACGCATGCGCAATCTGGAACCCGCTGAAATTTATGATCAGGTAATTGCTATCGATAAAGAAAGCCGTCTGTATTACAATCATCCGTTGTCGAATATAGTTTTTATGGGAATGGGCGAGCCACTCATGAATTACAATAATGTGATGAAGGCTATAGAAATGATAACTTCTGATGAAGGCTTAGGAATGTCACCAAAACGTATTACGGTTTCGACTTCGGGTATTCCAAAGATGATAAAAAAAATGGCAGATGATGAGGTAAAATTCAAATTGGCAGTTTCATTACACTCCGCAATAGATGAAATTCGTTCTCGAATAATGCCTTTTAGCCAAAACTTTCCTCTAGTAGATTTAAGACAATCCTTGGAATATTGGTACAAAAAAACCAAAAGCAAAGTATCCTATGAGTATGTTGTTTGGAAAGGAATTAATGATAATAAGGCTTCAGTAGATGCTTTAGTGAAATTTTGCAAATATGTTCCTTGCAAAGTAAACCTGATAGAGTACAACCCGATAGATGACGGAGAATTTCAACAAGCTTCTGAAGAATCCATAAATGCCTATATAAAAGCACTAGAATCAATAGGCGTAGTGGTAAAAGTAAGAAGGAGTCGTGGTAAAGATATTGATGCCGCCTGTGGACAATTGGCCAATAAAGAAGCTTAA
- a CDS encoding polyprenyl synthetase family protein yields MNITSQIKQPILYEMELFEKKFYESMTSKVALLNRITYYIVNRKGKQMRPMFVFLMAKMVSKGVVDERTYRGACVIELIHTATLVHDDVVDDSNRRRGFFSINALWKNKIAVLVGDYLLSKGLLLSIDNEDFDLLKIISVAVREMSEGELLQIEKARRLDITEAVYYEIIRKKTATLIAACCALGAKSVIDDETQVENMRKFGELIGMAFQIKDDLFDYSEEAIGKPTGIDIKEQKMTLPLIHVLNTCTSKEKSWLINSIKNHNKDKKRVKEVIAFVKNNHGLAYAENKMVEFQQEALQLLNDYPESDYKEALILMVNYVIERKK; encoded by the coding sequence ATGAATATTACTTCTCAAATAAAGCAGCCAATTTTGTACGAAATGGAACTTTTTGAAAAAAAGTTCTACGAATCGATGACCTCCAAAGTGGCTCTTCTTAACCGTATTACGTATTATATTGTAAACAGAAAAGGAAAACAAATGCGACCTATGTTTGTTTTCTTGATGGCAAAAATGGTATCTAAAGGTGTAGTTGATGAAAGAACATACCGTGGAGCCTGCGTAATAGAATTGATTCATACAGCAACTTTGGTTCATGATGATGTTGTCGATGATAGTAATCGTCGTAGAGGTTTCTTTTCTATAAATGCGCTTTGGAAAAATAAAATTGCCGTTTTGGTTGGAGATTATTTATTGTCTAAAGGATTATTGCTATCAATAGATAATGAAGATTTCGATTTGTTAAAAATTATTTCGGTAGCTGTTCGCGAAATGAGCGAGGGTGAATTATTACAGATCGAGAAAGCCCGAAGATTAGATATTACAGAAGCTGTTTATTATGAAATAATCAGAAAAAAAACAGCCACTTTAATAGCAGCTTGTTGTGCTCTCGGAGCAAAATCAGTAATTGATGATGAGACCCAAGTAGAGAATATGCGAAAATTTGGAGAACTCATCGGAATGGCTTTTCAAATAAAAGACGATTTGTTTGATTACTCGGAAGAAGCAATCGGAAAACCAACAGGAATCGACATTAAGGAACAAAAAATGACATTGCCACTTATTCATGTTCTCAATACATGTACCTCAAAAGAAAAAAGCTGGCTGATCAATTCGATAAAAAACCACAATAAGGATAAAAAAAGAGTAAAGGAAGTTATTGCTTTTGTAAAGAATAATCATGGTTTGGCATATGCCGAAAATAAAATGGTGGAATTTCAGCAAGAAGCACTGCAACTGTTGAACGATTATCCTGAATCTGACTATAAAGAGGCACTTATCTTAATGGTGAACTACGTTATCGAAAGGAAAAAATAA
- a CDS encoding RNA polymerase sigma factor, whose protein sequence is MKIINLYQEENEAIALAVKNNRQAQQWIYSKYSPKMLSVCRQYIKDLQLAEDVMITAFMKVFVNLGRFENKGSFEGWIRRTMINECISYIRVRKKVHFIEDSVGFEEIDSEVDIQFSVEDIQSLIDSLPDGYKIIFNLFVIEGYKHKEIASMLGINEGTSKSQFAHARRILKSKISSLKDKEKNY, encoded by the coding sequence TTGAAGATAATTAATTTATATCAGGAAGAAAATGAAGCAATTGCGTTGGCTGTCAAAAACAACAGGCAGGCTCAACAATGGATTTATTCCAAGTATTCGCCAAAGATGTTAAGTGTTTGCCGACAGTACATAAAAGATTTACAATTGGCCGAGGATGTTATGATAACCGCTTTTATGAAAGTGTTTGTCAATTTAGGACGATTTGAAAACAAAGGAAGTTTTGAAGGTTGGATTAGACGAACGATGATTAATGAATGTATTTCATATATAAGAGTTCGGAAAAAAGTACATTTTATAGAAGATTCTGTAGGATTTGAGGAAATAGACAGTGAAGTTGATATTCAGTTTTCTGTAGAAGACATTCAAAGTTTAATAGACAGTTTGCCGGATGGTTATAAAATTATCTTTAATTTATTTGTTATAGAAGGCTATAAACACAAAGAAATTGCAAGTATGCTGGGTATAAATGAAGGCACCTCTAAATCGCAATTTGCTCATGCCAGAAGAATTTTGAAAAGTAAAATAAGTAGTTTGAAAGATAAGGAGAAGAACTATTAA